In Brachybacterium saurashtrense, the genomic stretch GCGCTGCTCCTTCTGGGAGACGGAGAACCAGAACTTGGTGACGTGGATGCCGGAGTCCACCAGCATCCGCTCGAAGTGCGGCACCTGGTTCATGAAGGTCTCGTACTGCTCCGGGGTGGCGAAGCCCATCACCCGCTCCACCCCGGCGCGGTTGTACCAGGAGCGGTCGAACAGCACCATCTCGCCCTCGGTGGGCAGGTGCTGCACGTAGCGCTGGAAGTACCACTGGCCGCGCTCGCGGTCGCTGGGCTTGTTCAGGGCCACCACGCGGGCGGTGCGCGGGTTCAGGTGCTCGGTGAAGCGCTTGATGGTGCCGCCCTTGCCGGCCGCGTCCCGCCCCTCGAAGATGATGATGGACTTCTGGTCGTTGTCCTCGAGCCAGTACTGGTACTTCAGCAGCTCCACCTGGAGCTTGTACTTCTCGAGCTCGTACTCGTCCCGGTCCATGCGGGTCTCGTACGGGTAGCCCTCCTGCCAGGTGTACACCGGATTGCCCTGGGGGTCGATGAGGTCCGGGTCAGGGGTGTGACCGTCCTGGACCGAGTACCCCTCCTCGCGCAGGTGCTCGATGTACTCGCGCAGGCTCTGGTTGTCGGGGATCTTCACGGCCGCTCCTTCACACGCTGGGGAATGGGCCCCACTCTAGAGGTCCCGCATGACTTCTCGATGAACAGCCGGCCACCGACACGGTCGGACCGGCGCTCCCCTCCCTCGCGGGACGGGGCACCGGCCCGACGGGCGGTGAGGCTCCGGCCTGACGGACGGCCGCGGCTCCGGCCCGACGGGCGGTGGCGGCGCCGCGGCAGCGGCGCCGGCGCCGGCTCAGTGCGAGAAGTGGCGCGTCCCGGTGAGGTACAGGCTCACACCCGCCTCCTGGCAGGCGGCGATCACCTCGTCGTCGCGGATGGAGCCGCCGGGCTGCACGACCGCGCGCACCCCCGCCTCCAGCAGGATCTGCACGCCGTCGGCGAAGGGGAAGAACGCGTCGGAGGCGGCGACCGCGCCGCGGGCCCGCTCGGGCGCCTGCTCCCCCTCGGCGTGCTCGCCGAGGGTGTTGGCGCGCGCCACGGCGAGGCGGCACGAGTCCAGGCGGTTGACCTGGCCCATCCCGATGCCCACGGCCGCGCCGCCGGCCGCGAGCAGGATCGCGTTGGACTTCACCGCCCGCACCGAGCGCCAGGCGAAGGCGAGGTCGGCGAGGGTGGCCTCGTCGGCGGCGTCGCCGGCGGCGAGGGTCCAGCTCGCGGGGTCGTCGCCCTCGGCGTCCAGGGCGTCGGCGTCCTGGAGCAGCATGCCGCCCCAGATCTCCCGCATCTCCACCGGGTGGTGGTACTCGCCGTGCAGGCGCAGGATGCGCAGGTTCTTCTTGGTGCGCAGCAGCTCGAGCGCCTCGTCCTCGTAGTCCGGCGCCAGGATCACCTCGGTGAAGATCGGCTTGACCTGCTGCGCCATCGCGAGGGTGACGGGACGGTTCGCGGCGATCACGCCGCCGTAGGCGGAGAGCGGATCGGTGCCGTGGGCGCGCCGGTGCGCGCCGGCGATGTCCTCGCCCTCGGCGGCCACGGCGATCCCGCAGGGGTTGTTGTGCTTGACCACGGCGACCGCCGGCAGCGGGTGGTCGAAGGCGGCGCGCACGGCGGCGTCGGCGTCGACGTAGTTGTTGTAGCTCATCTCCTTGCCGCCGAGCTGCTCGGCGCCGGCGAGGCCGGGACGCTCCTCGTCGGTGACGGCCAGGCGGGCCCGCTGGTGGGGGTTCTCGCCGTAGCGGAGGGTCGCGGTGATGCCCAGCTCGGCGGCGTCCGCCTCGGAGAGGTCGAGGATCGAGATCTCCTCGTCGTCCTCGCCGAGCACGGGCTCCTCGACCGCCTCCTCGTCGCCGGAGAGCTGCGCGAGCATCCAGTCGCTGATCGCGTCGTCGTACTCGGCCGTGCGGGTGAAGGCCACGGCGGAGAGCTCCTGGCGCTCGGCGAGGGTGAAGCCGCCGGCGCGGGCGGCCTCGGCGGCGGTGGCGTAGTCCTGGGGATCCACCACCACGGCGAGGGAGGCGAAGTTCTTCGCGGCGGCGCGCACCATGGTGGGGCCGCCCACGTCGATCTTCTCGATGATCTCGTCGAAGGTGCCCCCGGCGGCGACCGTGTCGCTGAAGGGGTAGAGGTTCACCACCACCAGGTCGAAGGGGGCGATGTCATGGGTGCCGAGCTGCTCGCGGTGGGACTCCAGGCGCTGATCGGCGAGGATGCCGCCGTGGATGCGGGGGTGG encodes the following:
- the ppk2 gene encoding polyphosphate kinase 2, which encodes MKIPDNQSLREYIEHLREEGYSVQDGHTPDPDLIDPQGNPVYTWQEGYPYETRMDRDEYELEKYKLQVELLKYQYWLEDNDQKSIIIFEGRDAAGKGGTIKRFTEHLNPRTARVVALNKPSDRERGQWYFQRYVQHLPTEGEMVLFDRSWYNRAGVERVMGFATPEQYETFMNQVPHFERMLVDSGIHVTKFWFSVSQKEQRTRFAIRQLDPVRRWKLSPMDLESLDRWEAYTQAKEEMFRRTDKKYAPWTIIRSNDKKRARLNAMRYFLSQFEYEDKNHEVVGTPDPKLVMRGKMEEADE
- the purH gene encoding bifunctional phosphoribosylaminoimidazolecarboxamide formyltransferase/IMP cyclohydrolase, producing the protein MTTAERRPLRRALVSVFDKTGIVELAAALAETGVEIVSTGSTGATIREAGIPVTDVAEVTGFPEMLDGRVKTLHPRIHGGILADQRLESHREQLGTHDIAPFDLVVVNLYPFSDTVAAGGTFDEIIEKIDVGGPTMVRAAAKNFASLAVVVDPQDYATAAEAARAGGFTLAERQELSAVAFTRTAEYDDAISDWMLAQLSGDEEAVEEPVLGEDDEEISILDLSEADAAELGITATLRYGENPHQRARLAVTDEERPGLAGAEQLGGKEMSYNNYVDADAAVRAAFDHPLPAVAVVKHNNPCGIAVAAEGEDIAGAHRRAHGTDPLSAYGGVIAANRPVTLAMAQQVKPIFTEVILAPDYEDEALELLRTKKNLRILRLHGEYHHPVEMREIWGGMLLQDADALDAEGDDPASWTLAAGDAADEATLADLAFAWRSVRAVKSNAILLAAGGAAVGIGMGQVNRLDSCRLAVARANTLGEHAEGEQAPERARGAVAASDAFFPFADGVQILLEAGVRAVVQPGGSIRDDEVIAACQEAGVSLYLTGTRHFSH